TAATGTTCGAGGTAAAGAAAAAGGTAGCCACAAGTTCCTTATTTCtgttaattctccatttcttaaaaagtatCAGTTCCTCCTATCAAAAAGCTGTAACGCTTCTGAAATTCAACTATTGTTGTTTATATTGAGAGATACAAAGGACCCTCAGTCTGTTTCAGCCATTATGAAAATGCCATACAATTAAAtaaacactaattttaaaaaccttgtACGTGATAGAGATAAGGAGAAAAACAGTACCCCCAaagttccttaatttctcttttattggTCTTCAATTATGAGCAGATCTATTCCAGACTCTCACACGTAAGTTCAATTTCCTATCACAAGTTCAATGTTTGAAAGCTAACAATTCAAGACAATGGAAAGTCTAATAAAGTAAATCAAGGTTTCCTGCTAAACAAATTCTAAACTTTCAAAATTAGAGGAAAATATCTCAAACATACGAAAGTAGAAATTTGGGGAGATAATTCTACGTATTTCTAAAACAAGATGTCATTAAGCTATAGCAACTAAATCATGCTTACCAAAGCATTAATATCCaacatagaatgacattctttaaattttgaaatctctTGTTCCAACGTATCTAATAATACAACTTGGTTCTGTCTGAAATAAAAGCACACAGCCAAAATAAACTTTACATACTTTAAGTGATGGTTCATTAAAAGGAATCACATTCATCTTGATTAATGTCAGAAGTAGAAATTAGGTTGGTAATTTATTGACTCTTCAAGGCTTATTTAGTTTAGCataatctttttcaaaataatattccaAAGCCACATTCTGATAACTAagtgtgtcttttatttttgcctcaatttcacatttttttttttttttggtgtgtgttggggtgtaattaaatttgtttatttatttattttcagaggaggtactggggattgaacctaggacctcatgcatgctagacaagtgctctgccacttgagctataccctcccctcttcaatTTCACATTCTAATAACAATGaaccattttaaattattttattacctaTTTCTAGCAACCTTCCATATTATCCCCCTAAGTGTTTTTTATACCATCTTGCCCCCAAAACTtgatgttttatgtatattaaaatcGCAACATTACCATAAAGGAGAAGAGGAACAGTGACTTTTTAGATTATAAAATTGGGGAAAACGCAGCATCAAAGGATAATACCCAGTTGTGTGATTTTTGGAAATTAAGTTTCTTTCTCTAGAcctatatttcttcatttataaagtaaGAAGATCAGATCAGGTAACTTCTAAGGTTCCTCTTAAAATCTGATTCAAAACTTTGGATTGAGGAAGACACGCCAACTTCTCTGATATTTTTCTCCAGATCAACCAATGCTGGGATCACAGCAACAAGTGACACTGGAGTTGGGGGGGGAGGGCCagctaattaaatattttaaagaatactacggacacagaaaaatataatatgatgTGTTTGCGAAACTATGCTGAACAGAGaacaatgatgaaaaaaataaatagcaataaaGAGACTGAAGGGCAGTGACAAATCTCCACCATCCAGCACGGAGTTGGCATACCCTACAGGTTACAAGCGTCCCTTCAGCTCTGACTGAAGACCACAGAAGGTGAAATACAGAACGGATGAGAGGAGAACACAGCAAGTCAAAGATCCAAGATAAGCGGGACAGCAAAAACAGGTTACAActggaaaacaataaaaaatcaacaaaaccaaaagttggttcttccaaaagactgataaaattaataaacttctaGCTAgactaacaaaaaaaaagagagagagagagagaagacacaaattactaacgTAATTTATGGAAGAGGGGACATCACTACTTATCCCATGGACACTAAAAGGAGAATAAAGGAATACTTTCAACAACTTTATGTCTacaaatttgataacttagatgGAAATGACtaattccttgaaagatacaaactaccaaaactcacacaaggcAAAACTGATCATCCAAGTAGGCTTATATTTATAAGTAATAACCTTCCAGAAATGAACGTAGCAGGaacggatggcttcactggtgatttcaaccaaatatttaaggaagaaattacaccaattctcattctatgaggccaacacTATCCTaaaaccaaaaccagataaagatactacaagaaaggaaaactatagaCCATTATCTCTcttgaacatagatgcaaaaatcctcaacaaaacgtCAACAAATCAAAtccaatgtataaaaagaattatacaccataaccaagtgggatttagTCCAAGTATGCAAAGCTGGTTTAACAtatgaaaaatcaatcaatacagTCCACCACATCAACTGGTTGAAGAAGAGAAATTGTATGGTGTTATCAGTTGATGtaaaaaaagcatctgacaaagtccaacacccattcatggtTAAAAACACTGTCATCAAGCTAGGAGGAGAGAGTAACTTCcccaacttgataaagaatatctaaaaAAACCCTACAGCTAATATCACACTTGTGGTAAGAAACTAGATGCTCTTTCCGTAAAGATCAGGAGCAAGGAAAGGATGTCCACTCTTactactcctattcaacattactggaagtcctagctaatgcaGTAACACACACGAACAAAATAAATATcggaaaggaaggggaaaaaactgTCTGTTCACAGATAACATGATTGCCTATGTGGAAAATCCCAAtgaatcaacaacaacaaaaaacacccaggaataaaaatgtgaatatagCAAGGTTTCAGGATACAAGGTTAAAATATAAAGGTCAGTTGTTTTCCtttataccagcaatgaacaatcagAATTAAAAATCAATACCATTTATAACTCCTGTCAGATGAAATACTtcggtataaatctaacaaaatatgcgTAAGATCTATGTGCAAAAACTATTAAAGtctaatgaaagaaataaaaaagatctaaataatGAAGAGATATTCTAAGTATGTGGAATAAAAAATTCAATACTGCTAAGATCTCAATTCTTCTCAACTTGATCCAATGCAATCTCAATTTAAATCCCAGCAACTTATTTTGTagatatcaacaaactgattctaaaattcatatgaaaaggCAAAAAGCGAGAATAGCCAACACATactgaagaacaaaattggaagacTTAACATTACCAAATTTCAAGACATAAAACTACAGAAATCaatggtattggtgaaagaacagaTACATTAATCAGTGGGATGGTGTAGAAAGCTCTTAATAGAcccatatatttctttttctttttcttttctttctctgaagtttGCTCATCTTTCTTTAACACTCAAGAAGTTTAACAACTATTTATTCTTCCTATTCAACTGTTATAAACAGTAGCTGATTTtactatcattatcatcattttcatcatcatcatcatcatcatctagtTGCCTAGGAAGATAAATGAAGTTATTCCAACACTAAATTTTAGCCAATGTCCTCCTCAATTAAACTTTCCAATTAAATCTTGATTCCCAGTTTTCTGTAAGTAAAGTGTCATCCAGCTGTTTTGTTTGCAGAGTTTCTTACCTTTCTTCAGTCTATCTTGCTTCATTCAAACTCCCCCACAAAATCTTTATGACTTTTCTACAGCGATTGACTgttgttaaaatacaaaacagaccACACAATAGGGATACAAAAAATCTCACTTGGAACTAGCAGAAAACCAAGAATGTTGTCAACTCCCTAACCACGCGCAGTAAAACACAGTACCACTTTTATACTCACTTATCATCTGGAAATCTAGGGACTAGAACGTTAGCtatcaatatttataaaatggacgTAAGTTGTTGATTATTCCTCTCCTTTTGCCCTAATAAAGGGTTTTAAGATAGTTTTCAAAGGGTAGGTCTTAGAGCAGCAGCAGTACATAGTCAGTTTAAAGCTGACCACCACATTTCCTAAGTGTATATatctattaaaattcatcaaattatgtagcacagggaacaatattcaatatcttgcagtaacttacagtgaaaaagaatatgaaaacaaatatatgtatgttcatatataattgaagcattgtgctgtacaccagaaatcgacacaacattgtaaactgactatacttcaataaaaaaatataaaaattaatcaaattgtacatagaaatatgtgtagtttactttatgggaattataccacaataaagatgtttaaaaaaaaaaacccaaaacctccccaaaagataataataaaataaagctgataaccacaaaaaagaaatgataggcCAGCTTGGGCAATCCAGAGAGGTCCTGACCCAAGAGGAAGCAGAAGCTCAGTCGGCTGTCTCTGAGTGGGAGCTGATAAAGTCACAGTATATATTTCTGCATACTGATCCCACTCTAAGGGGATTCTTCCTTATCCTGTTCCTCTCTTAGCTTATTTTCCAATCCTTTATTTAGCTAGCAGAGTTATTTATTAGGAATGAAATGGgtcatctcaataaaaaataattaaggatTTCTGGCAACTCATGCGAACCAACAATTCAAAACAAATTGTGACTCTTATGTTGACAATTTTGCAACTCTACTCAGAAACAGGTGTATAGCTATCTTGCAACATTCCCAGTAGATGATACTTTCCTAAAACAGTGGTGAGACACCAAAACCAAAGAGTCTAGATAAGATTTAGGGGTACTCCTTAGAGACCAAACCCTCTAGGAGCATTCATTGCACTTTTTACATTTAGATTACTATGTAATCTGAATTACACATATGCTACATAATTTAGAATACTCCACTCCCATTTGCTATCATGAGAGATATAGAAATACTCCATTGTCTTAAATGTTACAAAATATTATCCCTTATTATAGCATATGTTTTTACTTATAGAGTAAATTATGACATTGCCAGAGGGGAAATGAGTGCATCTATGGTTTTTGCCAGCTCACGTGAGTTCCTGAAGAGCTTGTTTTGATCTCTGCAGGTCTGGCAGGTAGTGAGAAAGCAATCCTTCTGCCAGTTGCTCCACAGCTTTGTCTTCTATGGTCAAGTCCTCTATTAACCCTTCATCTGGAGAAGTGTCACTTAAACCTGTCTCCAAgcaaaaaaatctaatttagatAGCTTTTAAATTGACACAGGTGTAAGAGAGtagtgagggagggaaagaggctgGCAGTGGAGTTCAGAGCACATACACAGGATACTATCGGTATgcattctggctttttttttttttttttttttacttttacctTCTGAACATCCTCTAAAGAAATGAGTTATgagcactcaaaaaatatttttaaactactagcacaaaggaaagtccAGATTAAATGAAcattaatatatgcaaaattctgtatgtttatatatttttcaggtAGAGGATTTGGAGttttcaataaattattaaaagattTTGAGGCCTAAAAGTGGGAAACAGTCACTGAATAGAAgaaattcttcttttcaaaaacatgCAGAAattacacagagagagagagagagagagagattttttaatGCAATGCCTGAAACAGTTTTTGCAATTCTATGGAAGTAATATGGGTCAAGATTTATTCTATAGATATCTTGATGTATCATTTACATATAAAAGGAGGGTTGTTTCGTTATTCATTAGCAATCAGAGGAGAGATTTTCTAAGAATTTCTCCTCTCTTGAGATTCAGCACCTTAATTTACCATAGAAAACAGTGTATAATAATTGTCTTGCCTGTAGATCTAGATGTGATGCCAggatttatttatacttttcttttgaataataACAGTGTAAGTATTGTGCCAGGCAGGCAAAAATGTCTAACATGAGCATCCATCAATTACTACTTCTaccaagaaaaatacaaaaatatttctaaataaggttCAATGAATGGTTTGTAAgatttcagaatgaaaaaaaagtgaaatggtCATATTACTTTACActccaaaagtatttttaaactaatattaAACTCTGAGACACCTCTCTTTAATCATAATCTGGTAATAATCTATAATACCAAATTAGATCATTATATAGAATACCTTTATCACGACATGTTGCTTATAGCCCATTTCCAAGTATAGTTTTTACCACAGATTTAAATTTTGGCAAGACTGGAAAACAACATGCTGTCATATTCAAAATTAGCTTTTAGAGACTAAAATAAACTAGTATGGTTTTTATTTGAATCCTGAGAAACATATGAAAATACTTTGGAATTCTCAAGGTGCAAGGCAATATTCAAACAAGTAAGAGCCAACTAGAAACTGAAGCACgtcacaaatgaaataaaaatgtaatgggAAATGGGGAGCATTTACAGATATTGTCATTGATGTACTATCAGATGGGAAGTGAATAAAATGTATCTGACAATTAATGCCATTGCAAAGAGCTTGATTTCAACAGAAGTGCAAACAGCAGCAACTctctttcaaaaatacagaaagcgTAAGTATTACACATAaacagaaacaaccaaataagGATATTTCTACTTTAAGGAATAATAACCAATACACCTTCCTTATACCGTATACACATTTTAACCCCCAACCCCCCTTCACCCTGCCTCGGTCTTCTGGTTAATTATTGGAATAGTCTTTTAAGTTACTAatgtttttacatatatttatttactaagtTCAAGGTACTTAATTGTGGGAAACAAGAAACATTTGCTGTACATATATCCTATGTTTAGTTTTTGAGGTTACAACAATAAACGAGGCAAGTCCCCTTCCCTGAAAGGGCTCAATACTGGGGAATCAGAGAACTGAGAAGTGCCATTAGAGGAGAGAAGGATCACTTTCACCAGGGACAACGGGGAACAATTCCTAAGGTGTGGGCATTTGGGCTGAAGCTTGAAGAATGGacagaattttcatttctttctttttctttttaagtgttatcatcataaaaacttaaaatacaaaagaaggaGACATAAGCTGAAAAGTAAAAATACTCCTCACTCCCTTACTCCAGAGTTACTCTGGAGTTTCTTACACAGccttgaagaaactgtctttgcACACCCATGCTTAACCCTGATTTTACAGCAAGGAAATACCACTCATGCTGTACTGCAACTTTTCTCATAAATATGTAACTTAGATACAGTCCATattaacatatatgtatttactaCATTCTTTTTAACAGAACAGAATTCTACCATTTTTTAACTAGCTCCttattgttatggactgaatgtgtcctccccccaaaatcataagttgaagccctaaccctaacccctaaccctagtATTTCCAAACGGGTCAGAATTCTAAGACAGGGGAGGAAGGGATGCAATACTGGCAAAGGAAGCAGCATGAGGAAAGGTGGGAATACAGGATTGCTCTGGAAAGAGAAGTTAATTTGGGGTGTTTGGAGCATGAGACATATACAGCAGTGAGCTATAAGACCACTTGGTCAGCCTATGCGGACCCTTGAGTGCCAAGCTAATGTGTTTTTGGCCTTTAAGTAGTAAGGGGCCACTTAAGGTTTCCAAGCAATTAAATGGTATGATTGCAGCCTTATCCTGGGACAGTGATGTGATAGTGGGATAGATGAAGTGAAAGAGTTTGAGAGAGTAAAGGTGGACTAGTCTTACGACTGTTGTCGCAAGGGTGAAAATACGAAGAGGAGATGGGAAATGTACAGTAGAATCCCCTAGACTAAACAGAGGTAGGAAGCAAGTGAGAGGAAAGAGTCAAGAGGAATGCCAACGTTTCAAGTGACAGTGACTTGGTACCATTAACAGGATCAGACATGTACATGCTGTATGTATGCAAAATAACTATGTCAAAATACCCAACAAGCAAATGGAGGAGCAAGCATAGAGAGATGCAAGCTGCACTTAAATACAAGCAAGTCATATTTGTAGAAGCAACTTAGAGAaggtgtgaaagagagagaaatcactCAGGAAAAGCTTGACCAAGAAAGGGCCGAGAGCACTATTTTGGGGTAATCCTTATATATCTGGAACAGGAAGTACAAGTGAAGGCACATCCAAAGTCCTGCAGCCTTTCCTCATCTAGGGTTCCTCATCTGAACTACAGAACACAGAAACTGCTTGGAGTGACTATCTTCTCAATGCTCCCAAGAACGGTACACACATAGTACCATTCTGGATGCAGAGCAAGTCAACAAATGCCCTAGGCCATTAGGGCTTACATCTCTCCTGGAACTCGGGCTGAGAAAGCCTGCTGGAGGAACAGGGACGCAGTAAGGTTAACAAGCAAGACAGAGCATTTCATGAATGCGTGGTCAATAATACAGACTACATCAATTCTCTGAATTACAAACCGATTATCCGTCTGACACATTTATCCTTAACCACTACTAACATGTAACAAACAGCCAACAGTCAAGAAACTCAGAGACTTCAGCAAATCCCCCCTAAACCACCTCAAACATCGCTTTCCCTCCAGACCTCATTTCCTGCCTCCTTCTAGGGCAGGGGGCTCCGCGAGGTGCCCTGCTTCCGCGCTGCGGCCAGAGTCTCCGGGCCACGGCTGCCGAAAGCATTTCACTCCCGTTGGGCGGCCTCGGAGACCAACCCACTCGGATCCCggccccccgccctcccctcccctcccatcccctccccacagcACGTACCCGGGATCGGGTCCCCGGCCCCCAGGCCTTCGGGTGGCCCTGTCAGGACCCCGTCCGGGGTCGGCGGCCCAGGGACACTCATGTCCCTCCCGCTGGGAACAAAGAAGAGGCAGTGGTACAGGACGTCAGGTACAGTAAGGAAGCACCCAGCGCGTCCAGAGCCCACCCGAACAGAAGCCGCGGTTGCACCCGGAAGTGACGAAAGCGAAAAACCGGCGGACTCTGGGCACGTGACCGCGGGTCCGCCCCACCCCCTTCttgcctccccctcttccccactaCAGCTCCAACCCCACCCGGGCGCCTTCAGGACTCCGTGCTGACGTCGTAGTGGGGTCTGGGAAACCGTGTCTGTTTATAGTGAGCTGTGCCGGGCTCGCGTCCCTGCATCTGATAGTGGGGGGCGCGGATGAGAAAGGGCGGTGACGGGAAGGGGCTGCTCTCAGGCCTCTCGGGTGGGAATCGAAGACTGGAGACCTGTGGGTCGAGCCTGGGTGAGCAGTCAGGCTTTGTTCAGTGGGCCAGGCGCAGCTTTGCAGTTTTATGTCCGCGTTAAGAAAATACCCTAAAAATTAGGGCTGTGTGCTTTCCCTCCGGTTTGGACCCTCAAAAAATTACGTGTTCACCTATCTTCAGCCTTGCTAATTGGGGGTCTGCCAGGACTCCTCTCCTCTTGTTGATTGTAGGTGAACAATTTAAGGCCTGGACTGCAGCTTCTACTGGACAAATTCAGCCAAATTACCGGAAACTACTTGCTGAGATCCTGTGTGATGGTATCATGAATTTTGATGAAAAACACTTAGAAATGAGCAGAAGCAGCTTCAGACCAAATAAAATGATCAGCTATGCTCTCCTTACCTGAGACCCTCTCACTTAGACTGTAATAGTGTCTTGCTAATGTTGCACCCCAAAATCGCCTGTCCAAACAATTTTCTATGCTGCAAGCAGAGCTATCTTCAGAAAACTGGAAATTAACTCAAGCCTCAGAAACTTGCCCCTGAACCCCATTGCCCTTATCAGTGCATTCACATCCTCCTTTGGCCTCCTTTCCTCTCAAGATTAGCTGCTTCTTACTAGCTGTAGTAATCGGAATAATGCCCCCAAAAAGATGGCCACAGATTTAAtttccagaacctgtgaatattttGTTTCACTACAAAGGGTAATTAAGGTTGCTGGTCCCAtgactataaaatagataatccaGGGTTATTGAGTGAATCTGATGTAATCACAAGGGGCTTCAAAACTGGAAAAGCGAGGGAGATGTGACTATGAAAAATGACTGAAGAGATGCAACATGGCTGGCTTCGAAAATAGAGGAAGAGGGTTTCTGCCCAGGATTGGTAACCTCTAGAAGccagaaaagacaaggaaatggattcaCTGCTAGAGCCTCTAGAATGGAGctcagccctgccaacaccttaattttaTCCTACTGAGATCTgtgttggacttctgacctatagAACTCTAAGATAGCATGTTAATTTATATTGCTttaagtttgtggtcatttgttactaTAGCAATAGGAAAGTAATGCACTACCCTTCAAACACCCTTTGTTCCATCTGAGCATACTCCCCAAAACTATGCCCTTTCATTCACAGGCAtgaaagaatattcttttcaaaGTCATACTCATTTTTCAAGGCTCAACCTAAATAATGCCTTTACTTTAAAGTCATTCACGATCCCCTCTCCCCTTTCAACCTTCAGAAACTATAGTAATAATCTTTGCTCAACTACAAAGCATCCCTCCTATTTAGCACTTAATCCATTATTCTATTAGTTATTTCCCTTGATTTCCTCTATTAATTGCCAGCTCCAAACAGAAAATCATATTCACAGAGAAACATAATAGGTTCTCAATGGATATTTGCTGAAATATTGATTCTCTAGCCCCAAATTCCAAATATAATCTCCAAAGTCTGAGACACACAAGGTGGCACTTGATAAAACTGCCTGGTAACCTTTGTTGATTGATTGTATTATCTCCTAACTAGGTACTAAGGCCCTTTAGAAGAGACCCATGTTCTATGGGTGGTCTGTAACCTCTTTATCTATTAGCACAGTTTTAAGCATATTACTTGGATTTTAAAATACTGGTTATTTGAATTTAATGGATGaaattaattaaacattaaactgttgaacaaaaaaagaacattgaaaagaatgaatgttcttttaaagcattttaacttTACTTAATGTGACAAAAATGAATCAGCCAAATAGACAAGGAGGACTTTCTACCAAACCcatcttgcttttctctttctccttttccttctttaccCCTACAGATTTAGGCTCAGTGCATCAAGAGCGTGTTGAGGACACTCCGTGTTCCAGCCTTTGTTAAGCAAACCCTATGCACCTAACACTGCATGTGACACAGCTCAAAATTAAAAGGTTGGAATTGGATGCCAAGGAAGTCAACGGTTTGTTGAATTATATACATCTTTCAAAATGCATTTCATTTCCCCACTGATAGTGGCCATTCTCTCTTATGCACTAAATATCCACTCAGTTATCCACTTCAAATAGCTGAAACTGGACACATTGGCACGgtaaggtgttaaaaaaaaaagaggtaaaaattcTTATTCCTGTCCTCCAGGAATTTATATTCTACCATTTATACATAGTGTAATTAGACAGCATGACAGTAAAGTACTAATTTATGTGGAACAGACCTACAGGAGTACATAATACATGATGATGTCATATTGGTTTCTTTTTGctgatgtaacaaattaccacagacttgggagcttaaagcaacacaaatttattatctcacagctcTCAGGATTGGAAATCCAAAGTCAGTCTCtgtgggctaaaatcaagatgtcggCAGGGGTAGTTACTTCTGGGGACTCTGAGGAAGCATCCCctcccttgccttttctagcttctcaAGGCTAGCCGCATTACTTGCCTCATGGCCCCACATCACATTGCTTTTTCTCCTTCTACTACCACTATTGCACCATCTCTGCTCATCCTCTGATCCTCCAGCCTCCTTCTCGTAAGAACATTGACTCCACCTACATAACCCAGGGTAATCCCCCCCATCTCATGGTCCTTAAACCACATcagcaaagttccttttgccatgtaaagtaacTAACATTCAGAGATTCTAGGGAGTTGAAAGTGGATACCTTTAGGGGACCATTATTCAGCCAACAACAGATGTGCAGTTGTGTAATGCACAATTGGGAAGTAACTAGAGAAATTTTTTCAAACCTAATAGAGGAAATGAATCTAAGCTGTACCTTGAAGGACAGATCAATGTAATATGCAGGCAAAAACTAGTAGTCTTCCAacagggaaaacacacacacacacacacacacacacacacacaccataagtAGCAAACATATACTTCAGATTCAAGGA
This DNA window, taken from Camelus dromedarius isolate mCamDro1 chromosome 5, mCamDro1.pat, whole genome shotgun sequence, encodes the following:
- the BLOC1S6 gene encoding biogenesis of lysosome-related organelles complex 1 subunit 6 — translated: MSVPGPPTPDGVLTGPPEGLGAGDPIPGLSDTSPDEGLIEDLTIEDKAVEQLAEGLLSHYLPDLQRSKQALQELTQNQVVLLDTLEQEISKFKECHSMLDINALFTEAKHYHTKLVNIRKEMLMLHEKTSKLKKRALKLQQKRQKEELEREQQREKEFEREKQLTAKPAKRT